One Setaria italica strain Yugu1 chromosome II, Setaria_italica_v2.0, whole genome shotgun sequence DNA segment encodes these proteins:
- the LOC101754404 gene encoding uncharacterized protein LOC101754404, with product MAFSGRIKHLVKKYGKVAVGVHISVSCASIAGLYVAINNNVDVEAVFRRFGISPGVAVGGEASPAQAPGPAACDEALRDAALPPRPSDVLQEGPERPPRNRTMELVASSGGALTLALLCNKALLPVRVPITIALTPPVARALSRWRLVKS from the coding sequence atggcgttcTCGGGCCGGATTAAGCATCTCGTCAAGAAGTACGGCAAGGTGGCCGTCGGCGTCCACATCTCCGTCTCCTGCGCCTCGATCGCCGGCCTCTACGTCGCCATCAACAACAACGTAGACGTCGAAGCCGTCTTCCGCAGGTTCGGCATCTCCCcgggcgtcgccgtcggcggggaGGCCTCACCCGCCCaggcccccggccccgccgcctgcgACGAGGCCCTGCGCGACGCCGCACTCCCGCCCAGGCCGAGTGATGTTCTTCAAGAAGGGCCGGAGCGGCCGCCGCGCAACCGGACGATGGAGCTCGTGgcgtcgagcggcggcgcgctcacGCTCGCGCTTCTCTGCAACAAGGCGCTGCTCCCCGTGAGGGTCCCCATCACCATCGCGCTCACGCCGCCCGTCGCCAGGGCCCTCAGCCGCTGGAGGCTCGTCAAGAGCTGA
- the LOC101754010 gene encoding trafficking protein particle complex subunit 2-like protein, whose translation MIVCVAVVGHQNNPLYLQSFTEADDALKLHHIVHCSLDVIDERVNNPKRSAPTLNETFLGLLYPTENYKVYGYLTNTKVKFIMVTTDLDVKDADARNFFRKFHAAYVDAVSNPFHVPGKKIASRSFGARVSTIVKSFGSGTTG comes from the exons ATGATCGTctgcgtcgccgtcgtcggacACCAG AACAACCCGCTGTACCTGCAGAGCTTCACGGAGGCGGACGACGCCCTCAAGCTCCACCACATCGTCCACTGCTCCCTCGACGTCATCGACGAGCGAG TAAACAATCCTAAAAGGAGTGCGCCTACATTGAATGAGACATTTTTGGGTCTTCTCTACCCAACTGAGAACTACAAAGT TTATGGCTATTTGACAAACACAAAGGTCAAATTTATTATGGTCACGACTGATCTTGATGTCAAAGATGCAGATGCCCGAAAT TTTTTCAGGAAATTCCATGCCGCATATGTAGATGCTGTCTCGAACCCCTTCCATGTTCCAGGGAAGAAGATTGCTTCGAGAAGCTTTGGCGCAAGAGTAAGCACCATAGTGAAGTCCTTCGGTTCAGGAACGACTGGTTGA